From Candidatus Neomarinimicrobiota bacterium:
AGGAACCGGAGGTTGGATGACGGATTTATAGGTTACGGTGTCGGTCTCAGAATTCCATTAGGATTTTTCATGCTGAAAATAGACACAGCATGGAGTTACGATTTAATTTCTACCACCAAGCCGAGATATTACTTCTCATTGGGAACAGATTTCTGACGAAAGCTCTCTGCCGCTGAACGATTTTTCATAGATCATACTTCTTCAGCTCCGCAAACAAATTTGTAGCCTGCATCCGGGGTATTTAATCTCACATATGTACTCCTAATTAACTTATATTAACGATTATTATGGTGCTGAAATAATAATCAACCGGAGGTAAATCAAACCTTAAATGAACCGGAAATATGACAGTTAAGACCAAAACCCTGTACGTATGCGCTAACTGCGGCGCCACTTCGCCGAAATGGAGCGGGAAATGCGGCGAATGCGGCGAGTGGAACACATTCTCCGAAGAAGTCGTTTCCCGGTCGAGTAAAAAGCGGGGGAAAACGTTTTCCGGTGCCGAATCACCTAAACCGCTCAGTGAATTCGAAACTGAGACTTTTCCGAGGGTAAGTACGACCTTAGGAGAGCTCGACAGAGTCTTAGGAGGGGGATTGATGCCCGGTAGCATTGTATTGATAGCGGGCGATCCCGGGATAGGAAAATCTACGCTGATGCTTCAAATGGCTGCGAAGGTTTCGGGCGGTATAAAAGGAGATGTAATTTACTGTGCCGGAGAGGAATCAGGGAATCAGGTGAAAATGAGGGCGGACAGGCTTGGGCTCGACGCCTCAGGCATCAGTCTACTCCCGGAAAATAATATAGACGTTGTCAGTGAGCTAATGTATACAAAAAAGAATGCCCTCCTGATAGTGGATTCGATACAAACGGCTTTTACCGAAAACCTCGAAAGCTTCGCCGGCAGCGTCTCACAGGTCAGAGAAACCGCCGGTATGCTGCTGAAAATGGCGAAAAAAACCGGCAACACGGTATTTATCGTCGGGCACATCACAAAAGAAGGTTCCATCGCGGGACCGAAAATGCTCGAACATACCGTCGATACCGTCTTATATATGGAAGGGGAAAAACTCAATTCCTACCGGGTGCTGCGGTCGATTAAAAACCGGTTCGGTTCCACAAACGAAATAGGCGTATTCGAAATGCGCGAGAACGGATTGGTGGAGGTGGAAAATCCATCCGGATTCTTTCTCTCCGGAAGGGAGGAGTTGGTTCCCGGTTCAGTGGTTGTCGCCAGCATGGAAGGTACCCGGCCTATACTCATAGAGCTTCAGGCGCTTGTCAGCCGCTCGTCTTACGGGATTCCTCAAAGAAATACCACCGGTGTCGACAGCCGCAGGTTATCAATGATCATAGCAGTGTTGGAAAAACGCGCCGGATTGTCAATGGGCATGAACGACATATTCGTGAATGCCGCCGGAGGTCTGAAGATTTCCGAAACTTCCATCGATTTGGGTACGGCAGTCGCTATGGCTTCCAGCTTCAAGGATAAACCGGTCGAATATAACATAGTCGTGGTCGGAGAAATCGGGCTCGGGGGAGAGGTTCGCCCCGTATCGTCTCTGAACAGGCGGTTAAAAGAGGCGTTTGATCTCGGGTTCAAGCATGCGGTTATTCCCAAGGCTAACGGAAAAGCTGTTCATGCCCCGAAGGGAATGAGATTGTCTGAAGTATCTTCCGTTACGGAAACGCTGGCGCTGCTGCTATGAGAGATAAATTATTTCACCTGAACAGCGTTGATGCCACCGGAGCACGCGCCGGAACACTGAGCACGGGACACGGTGAGGTGCATACACCCACGTTCATGCCTGTCGGGACTTACGGCGCTGTCAAGTCGCTCTCTCCGGAGGATCTGAAAAAAACCGGCGCGGGGATAATGCTTGGCAACGCTTATCACTTATATCTTCGTCCGGGAGTGGAGACGGTAAGTAAGCTCGGAGGGCTTCACAATTTTATCGGCTGGGACGCACCGATGCTGACAGACAGCGGCGGGTTTCAGGTATTTTCGCTTGCTCATATGAGGGAGATCGACGAAAACGGAGTAACGTTTCGGGACCATATTGATGGTAGTTCTCATCACTTTACGCCGTCAAAGGTCATCGAGATAGAGAGGAAGATAGGTGCGGATATTGTGATGACTTTTGATGAATGCGCTCCTTATCCGAGCACGGAGGAGTACGCATCGGCAGCCGAAAGAAGAACGGCAAGGTGGGCAGCCGAGTGCAAAGAAAAGTTCGACTCGACCGAACCGCTTTACGGATACGATCAGTACCTGTTTGGAATTATACAGGGGAGCGTTTATAAAGATTTGAGACGGAAGAGCGCCGGGGAGATAGTCTCACTCGACTTCGACGGATACGCAGTAGGCGGATTGGCGGTAGGCGAACCCTCAGAGACTATGTATGAACTATGTGAGTTTAACGCATCGCTTCTGCCCGACGATAAACCGCGCTACCTAATGGGAGTTGGAAAGCCGGAAGACTTAGTGGAGTGCGTAGGAATGGGTATCGATATGTTCGATTGCGTCGTTCCCACTCGAAATGCGCGCAAGGGAACAGTCTACACTTCCAAGGGTAAGCTCAATCTGAACAATGAAAGTTACAAAGAAGATGCGAAGCCGATTGAGGATGGATGCTCCTGCGAGTCGTGCACTGAATATTCGAGGGCATATTTAAGGCATCTGTTCAAGATGGGCGAGACGCTTGCCGGCAGAGCCGCCACAATTCATAATTTGCACTATTACATGAAACTTATGCGTGACATGAGAGAAGCAATAATGGAAAATAAGTTTGAAGAGTTCCGTTCCAAATTCTATGCATCCCGCATAAATATTAAAAACAAAAAGCAGTTGGCGGAGGAGACAGCCTGATCTTATGGAATTGAATGAGGAATTAAAAAGACGATTCGGCAAGGTGAAGTTGATAGCTCTTGACCTGGACGGCACCACTCTGACAGGGGATAAAAGAATAACTCCGGAGGTGGGTGACGCTATCAGACGGGCTAAAGACGCCGGATACGTTATCACGTTCGTGACCGGAAGGATGTTCGGCGCAACAGCGCCGTTTGCCCGAGCGCTAAACCTCGACATACCCGTAGTATGTATGAACGGTACACTCATAGCCGATGCTCATACCGGAAATGTACTGTATGAACAGACTTTGACAAAAGAGTGCGCAAGACAGGTATTGAACAGAGTTAACGGAGCGCCTATCCACCCGTTTGTATACGAAGGAGACAATATTTGTCATATGGTCGAAGATCCTGATATCCTCAAATATCTCGAATGGTGGGCGGTCAATCTTAAGGAAGTCGATGAATTTTCCATACAAAAATATAAAAAGATATATCAGGTCCTCTTTATCGGTGAAATGACGACGCTTAAAAAAATCGCTCTGGATTTAAAAGCTCAGACCGATTGTGATGTAGTTACGTTCAGTTATCCTTCTCCGCGCTACCCCTTGCATTTTTTAGAGATAAAAAGTCCGGGTGACTCCAAAGGAGAGGGTTTAAGATTTCTTCGCGACTATTACGGATATTCCAAAGAAGAGACGCTCGCAGTGGGAGATTACGTAAACGATTTTGAATTACTCGAAGAAGCAGGGGTTGCCGTAGCGATAGCAAACGCATTAGATGAGCTGAAGCAGAAGGCTGATTACGTTACCGATCTTTCAAATGAAGAGAATGGAGTGGCGCAACTGTTAGACTTGATATCAGAATGCGGTGCAAGGAATAAATAGGTTGAGAGATTATCGAAGAGTCGTCAATGAATGATATGAGGGAACGAACAGCAGAACCTGTACTCCCCGACCCCGAAAAGGCAAAAAAATACGCGCGGATCAAACTGACAGCCTCGCTGCTGAACACACTGTTATATGTACTGTTTGTCCTGAGTATTTTGTTCACCGGTTTCAGTTACAATCTTTCGATGTATTTTTCGTCCATAACGAGCAACGTCTACGTATCACTATTGCTGTTCACTGTTACACTCGGGTTCGCCCGGCTGCTTATAGGATTTCCGCTCAAGTATTCCATCGGCTTCAAAACGGAACGCAGGTACGATTTATCCGATCAGAGTTTCCGGAGCTGGCTCTGGCAGGGAGTGAAAGCCAATCTAATTTCTCTGGTGATCACAATTCCCGTGCTGTTACTATTTTACTTTTTTCTCAGGAAATACGGAGAACTGTGGTGGATTCCAACCGGAATGACAGTGTTCGTTTTCAGCGTGCTACTTGGTAAATTGGCGCCCACGTTAATATTCCCGTTGTTCTACAAGTTCGAGCCGTTATCGTCCGGCACTCTGCAGGAA
This genomic window contains:
- the tgt gene encoding tRNA guanosine(34) transglycosylase Tgt: MRDKLFHLNSVDATGARAGTLSTGHGEVHTPTFMPVGTYGAVKSLSPEDLKKTGAGIMLGNAYHLYLRPGVETVSKLGGLHNFIGWDAPMLTDSGGFQVFSLAHMREIDENGVTFRDHIDGSSHHFTPSKVIEIERKIGADIVMTFDECAPYPSTEEYASAAERRTARWAAECKEKFDSTEPLYGYDQYLFGIIQGSVYKDLRRKSAGEIVSLDFDGYAVGGLAVGEPSETMYELCEFNASLLPDDKPRYLMGVGKPEDLVECVGMGIDMFDCVVPTRNARKGTVYTSKGKLNLNNESYKEDAKPIEDGCSCESCTEYSRAYLRHLFKMGETLAGRAATIHNLHYYMKLMRDMREAIMENKFEEFRSKFYASRINIKNKKQLAEETA
- the radA gene encoding DNA repair protein RadA codes for the protein MTVKTKTLYVCANCGATSPKWSGKCGECGEWNTFSEEVVSRSSKKRGKTFSGAESPKPLSEFETETFPRVSTTLGELDRVLGGGLMPGSIVLIAGDPGIGKSTLMLQMAAKVSGGIKGDVIYCAGEESGNQVKMRADRLGLDASGISLLPENNIDVVSELMYTKKNALLIVDSIQTAFTENLESFAGSVSQVRETAGMLLKMAKKTGNTVFIVGHITKEGSIAGPKMLEHTVDTVLYMEGEKLNSYRVLRSIKNRFGSTNEIGVFEMRENGLVEVENPSGFFLSGREELVPGSVVVASMEGTRPILIELQALVSRSSYGIPQRNTTGVDSRRLSMIIAVLEKRAGLSMGMNDIFVNAAGGLKISETSIDLGTAVAMASSFKDKPVEYNIVVVGEIGLGGEVRPVSSLNRRLKEAFDLGFKHAVIPKANGKAVHAPKGMRLSEVSSVTETLALLL
- a CDS encoding HAD family phosphatase, encoding MELNEELKRRFGKVKLIALDLDGTTLTGDKRITPEVGDAIRRAKDAGYVITFVTGRMFGATAPFARALNLDIPVVCMNGTLIADAHTGNVLYEQTLTKECARQVLNRVNGAPIHPFVYEGDNICHMVEDPDILKYLEWWAVNLKEVDEFSIQKYKKIYQVLFIGEMTTLKKIALDLKAQTDCDVVTFSYPSPRYPLHFLEIKSPGDSKGEGLRFLRDYYGYSKEETLAVGDYVNDFELLEEAGVAVAIANALDELKQKADYVTDLSNEENGVAQLLDLISECGARNK